Genomic window (Daucus carota subsp. sativus chromosome 5, DH1 v3.0, whole genome shotgun sequence):
TCAAAAGCCCATTTTTTCGCTCCGGACAGTAAGCTTAGATTCATATAAACTGGATGTTTCTTCAAACTCGACCTTATTTGTTTCATCAGTTGTTTCATTAGGTTCAAATGCTCAAAATCCTAATAAAATTGGTATCAAGTACAGCAGATCAAGAATGCACATCTTCAGTGAAGATGCAATAATTGGACAGATCCGAGTTCCTGAGTTCTATCAACCTTCTCATAGCACAAATGTAAGTGTACCCACTCGAGTTGTGTTCCATTGTGTAAATATCAGTCAAATCCTCTCAGGTGTTTCAGATGTTTCCTTACACACCCTTGCTAAGATAAGAATATCAGGTGATATCAGAGCTCATATTCAAGTATTTCGCATCACCTAACCAACAGTCAAGGTATGTACTATCAGATTATCAATAAGTTAACTGCATTCTCTATAAAATGTTACtcgtttgtaatttttttatttatctagCCAGATAAATACCACCTTTTTATGTACATATATTGCTTAATGGACAATAGATACAAACTTAAGAAACATAAAGAAGTTGACCATAAGTAGTTGATGTAAACCTACCTAGAAGTAGGCAATTCACTTAGCACAATGTCCAGAACTTGAAGTGCTTCTTGGGGCGCATCAGCCTGCCTCCCCTTCAAAAACATTTCCAAGTGGTGCAAGTCGGCACGTGAAGCTAGTGTGATTACAACTTTACATTCCCCCTTTCTCCTGCATTCATGGGAAGATAACAAACTATTAACAGCTGTTTTGAGCTcacaaaatattttcaataataaaagaAGTCCAGAAGAGTACCTTGCAGTGCCCgatccatcatcttcatcagtgACGGTGATTTTGATTCATTGATTTAtctttgtatttaattttacatGGAACcgctaaaataaaaatgaaaatagtgTAAACAAAGCTCATTCCTCATACCCCTCCCTCATACCCACCTCCGCCCCTTGTGCATGACAAACCTACAACTTGGGTGTTTGAGAAATCAGTTTGAAATTATTTCCTCAACAATATAACAATATTGCAGAATGAGGTAAAAAGACACAAATACACTATTACCATGCTTTCATCTATCCAACTAATAAAAGACAAACATATCCCAGAACAAATTGAACTCTAGCATTATAAACTCATTATGCCACAGGATTGCAAGTGATAAATATTTGGTTAAAAATGTTCCCAATGCACAAGAGCTACAACATATTTCAATGCTCACAGAAATTAGAAAACAAAATTGAGTTCAACCATAACCAGCTAACAGAGgttactaataaaaaaaaaaatccgaagcGATAATTGCTAATATAAATTGTTCTGAATAATTCAGTTCATCGCATCATAATCATCAAGCTGCCCATTGTACTCTTGCACCTTTCTCCTTATCTTGGAAGTATCCACCCAGGTAACAAAGTCTTCCATATTTCTAGTTACAAGAAATGCTGGATCTGTCACTGTCTCTGGACCCACTCGGACATGGCCCTGCTCTATATATGTAATAGCTTCTTTAAGATGTTCAGCAAACTTTAACCGTACCAAAATGGTTGAGAGCCTACGGCTGCCAATTAAGACGCGAGGAGTTTCGCATTAAAGCAGACCATATTATGGGATTCATCAACAGTGATATGGAGACAAGCTACTTACCGACAAAACGAGGAGACAGACATGTTCTTGCataaatttaaatcttttcTGGATGGTATAACACCCATATTATACCTACAATAACAAAGATGTTTATGTTAATGACAATCTTGTTTACAACAAAGAGATTCGgaaaaatcaagaaacaaaATCTACAAAAGAACTCTGGAAAATATCAAAGAGAAGTTCctctcatataattatatacattataaGAAAATAGAGACATTAAGTGGTTTATATTTGATcactatcatatatatatatatgggtcccGGTCCCTAGCATTCATATGCCAGGGAGCTCTTAAATAACATAAGGTTCTGGactgttggatg
Coding sequences:
- the LOC108220588 gene encoding uncharacterized protein LOC108220588, with translation MRKLKFHEKKLLKKVNFLDWKREGGHRETHVTQRYHLTARDDYKKYNSICRMVQKLVNILKQMDQRDPERLQMTASLLEKLYNMGVIPSRKDLNLCKNMSVSSFCRRRLSTILVRLKFAEHLKEAITYIEQGHVRVGPETVTDPAFLVTRNMEDFVTWVDTSKIRRKVQEYNGQLDDYDAMN